In Bacillus sp. KH172YL63, one genomic interval encodes:
- a CDS encoding chemotaxis protein CheW, giving the protein MSEVTETVEDLKLIVFQLVDKEYAIPVNQVRSIEKLQHITRVPRTASYVKGVINLRGVVTPIIDLRRRFDLPGSEPTDSTRVIIAGLEDKEVGLIVDAANDVLDVPKDAIEPSPDVVGVVEAEYIGGVVKQDRRLLILLHLDKILQSI; this is encoded by the coding sequence ATGAGTGAAGTGACAGAAACAGTAGAAGACCTTAAGCTTATCGTGTTTCAATTAGTGGATAAAGAATATGCAATACCGGTCAATCAGGTTCGATCCATCGAAAAACTGCAGCATATTACGAGAGTGCCAAGAACCGCCTCCTATGTGAAGGGTGTTATCAATTTACGTGGGGTCGTCACACCGATCATCGACCTGAGAAGACGTTTTGATCTGCCGGGATCCGAGCCAACAGACAGCACACGCGTTATCATCGCCGGACTGGAAGACAAGGAAGTTGGTTTGATCGTCGACGCGGCAAACGATGTACTTGACGTCCCGAAGGATGCGATTGAACCATCACCTGATGTAGTCGGCGTGGTTGAAGCAGAATATATTGGCGGGGTCGTAAAACAGGATAGAAGATTATTGATTCTGCTCCATTTGGATAAAATACTTCAGTCCATCTAA
- a CDS encoding chemotaxis protein CheC, protein MDFEKISSIHLDILKEIGNIGAGHAATALSTLLGKKIDMKVPSVQIVSFDEMMEMAGGPDNVVVSVFLRIEGEAPGSMFFLLPVEQASIYIRTMIDDRSFSFQEPPYSELGLSAMQELGNILSGSYLSSLSDFTNLNLLPSVPALSVDMAGAIIGFGLLEISQVSDYAIVIDTALKEDDGEESESVKGHFFLLPDPESFEIIFESLGVKL, encoded by the coding sequence GTGGATTTTGAAAAAATATCATCCATTCATCTGGATATTTTGAAAGAAATCGGAAATATCGGGGCGGGGCATGCAGCAACTGCCCTCTCCACCCTTCTCGGCAAAAAGATCGATATGAAAGTGCCAAGTGTTCAAATCGTCTCATTTGATGAGATGATGGAAATGGCAGGGGGACCCGACAATGTTGTTGTAAGTGTGTTCCTGCGCATCGAAGGGGAGGCGCCAGGCAGCATGTTTTTCCTATTGCCAGTTGAACAAGCTTCCATTTATATACGTACGATGATCGATGACCGTTCGTTCTCCTTTCAAGAGCCCCCTTATTCTGAATTAGGGCTGTCTGCCATGCAGGAGTTAGGCAATATTTTATCAGGCTCGTATCTCTCTTCCCTTTCTGATTTTACAAATCTTAACCTGTTGCCATCCGTTCCTGCCCTCTCGGTGGACATGGCAGGAGCGATTATAGGTTTTGGATTACTGGAAATCTCTCAAGTGAGTGATTATGCCATTGTGATCGATACTGCCCTGAAAGAAGACGACGGGGAAGAATCGGAAAGTGTAAAGGGGCATTTTTTCCTGCTGCCTGATCCTGAGTCATTCGAGATCATCTTTGAATCTCTTGGAGTGAAACTATGA
- a CDS encoding chemotaxis protein CheD yields the protein MISVSTVVKVGIADMNIADNGISIRTSGLGSCIGVVLYDEFIKLAGMVHIMLPDSSIGKEAKPNLAKYADTGVEELIRQLTGRGASLRRLRCKMAGGAQMFQFQSKSDVMRIGPRNADAVKAVLLKNGIPIMAEDIGGNKGRTIEFFTSTGLLQVRTVNEGIKEI from the coding sequence ATGATCAGTGTAAGCACGGTTGTGAAGGTCGGTATTGCAGATATGAACATCGCTGACAACGGTATCTCCATCCGCACCTCAGGCCTTGGTTCCTGCATCGGTGTCGTATTGTATGATGAGTTTATAAAGCTTGCCGGGATGGTGCATATCATGCTCCCGGACTCATCTATCGGGAAGGAAGCGAAGCCCAATTTAGCCAAATATGCCGATACAGGGGTCGAAGAGCTCATACGGCAATTGACAGGGCGCGGAGCAAGCCTGAGAAGGCTCCGCTGCAAAATGGCCGGAGGCGCCCAAATGTTTCAGTTTCAATCCAAAAGTGATGTGATGAGGATCGGCCCGAGAAATGCAGACGCCGTCAAAGCGGTACTCTTAAAAAATGGGATTCCGATCATGGCAGAAGATATAGGCGGTAATAAAGGAAGGACCATAGAGTTTTTCACTTCAACCGGTTTACTGCAAGTCAGGACGGTAAATGAAGGAATAAAGGAAATATGA
- a CDS encoding chemotaxis protein CheA, translating to MELSQYLEVFIEESKENLQTCNEQLLELEKNPTDLAIVNEIFRSAHTLKGMSATMGFEDLANLTHKMENVLDAIRNEKINVTPEILDVVFKSVDDLEAMVFSIADGGDGKRDVTEVVSMLQAIENGESIVPSASSEVAATTAAVPVSMEYEAFEQTVIQQSQEQGFRSFEISVSLREDCLLKAARVYMVFEVLGKMGEVIKSLPTVDQLEEEQFDSSFVIAVVSKEDAEVLKESIKKVSEVEDVSVVELTADHFQSKQEETAVVKEEKAEAGEKAVQAPKQTTSPAKQSNASSKTIRVNIERLDVLMNLFEELVIDRGRLEQISKDLNNPELNETVERMTRISGDLQNIILNMRMVPVETVFNRFPRMVRQLARDLNKQIELEIIGAETELDRTVIDEIGDPLVHLIRNALDHGIEMPEVRMQNGKPAQGTVKLKAYHSGNHVFIELEDDGGGINKERVLEKAIQKGIVSEDIAQTLSDRQIYELILASGFSTAEQISDISGRGVGLDVVKATIESLGGSITIDSTVGQGSLFSIQLPLTLSIISVMLVEIEAEKYAIPLSSIIETAIVKKEEVMNAHNQRVIDFRGKVVPLLFLEDVFEVPKEANDDELYSVVLVRKGEKMAGLVVDSFIGQQEIVLKSLGNYLNDVFAISGATILGDGQVALIVDCNALIK from the coding sequence ATGGAATTGAGTCAATATTTAGAAGTATTTATAGAAGAAAGTAAAGAGAATCTGCAAACCTGCAATGAGCAACTGCTAGAATTGGAGAAAAACCCGACAGACCTTGCAATTGTCAATGAAATCTTTCGTTCGGCACATACATTAAAAGGGATGTCAGCCACGATGGGATTCGAAGATTTGGCGAACCTTACTCATAAAATGGAAAATGTTCTTGACGCCATCCGTAATGAAAAAATTAACGTCACACCTGAAATCCTTGATGTCGTGTTTAAATCCGTCGATGACCTTGAAGCGATGGTCTTTTCCATTGCCGATGGAGGGGATGGGAAACGGGATGTCACTGAAGTCGTTTCAATGCTTCAGGCGATTGAAAATGGTGAAAGCATTGTACCTTCAGCAAGCAGTGAAGTAGCCGCAACGACAGCTGCAGTGCCGGTATCGATGGAATATGAAGCGTTTGAACAGACGGTCATTCAGCAATCGCAGGAGCAGGGATTCCGCAGTTTTGAAATTTCCGTATCACTCCGTGAAGACTGCCTCCTTAAAGCAGCCCGAGTGTATATGGTGTTTGAAGTACTTGGGAAAATGGGAGAAGTGATTAAATCCCTTCCAACTGTGGATCAGCTGGAGGAGGAGCAGTTTGACTCATCATTCGTCATAGCAGTCGTTTCAAAAGAAGACGCAGAAGTGCTAAAAGAAAGCATCAAGAAAGTTTCTGAGGTTGAAGATGTTTCGGTTGTCGAGCTGACCGCCGATCATTTCCAAAGCAAGCAGGAAGAAACTGCCGTCGTGAAAGAAGAGAAGGCAGAAGCGGGGGAAAAAGCGGTTCAAGCCCCAAAACAAACAACCAGTCCTGCTAAGCAATCCAATGCAAGCAGCAAAACAATCCGAGTCAATATCGAACGCCTTGATGTACTGATGAATTTATTTGAAGAATTAGTCATCGATCGGGGTCGGTTGGAACAAATCTCTAAAGATTTAAATAATCCGGAATTGAATGAAACAGTTGAGCGCATGACAAGGATCTCTGGAGATTTACAGAACATCATCCTCAACATGCGTATGGTTCCGGTCGAGACGGTATTTAACCGCTTCCCGCGTATGGTCAGACAGCTTGCACGTGATTTGAATAAGCAGATTGAACTTGAAATCATCGGAGCTGAAACAGAGCTTGATCGTACGGTCATCGATGAGATCGGAGACCCGCTCGTCCACTTGATCCGAAACGCACTCGATCATGGTATCGAAATGCCTGAGGTGCGCATGCAAAATGGCAAGCCGGCTCAAGGTACGGTTAAGTTGAAAGCCTATCACAGTGGAAATCACGTATTCATCGAGCTTGAGGATGATGGCGGGGGCATCAATAAAGAGCGGGTGCTTGAGAAGGCAATCCAAAAAGGAATCGTTTCTGAAGACATCGCCCAAACCCTTTCAGATCGTCAAATTTATGAATTAATATTGGCATCCGGATTCTCTACTGCAGAGCAAATTTCTGATATTTCCGGAAGAGGCGTCGGTTTGGATGTTGTAAAAGCAACCATCGAGTCGTTGGGAGGATCGATCACCATCGACTCCACCGTCGGACAGGGATCACTTTTCTCTATCCAGTTGCCGTTAACGTTATCAATCATTTCCGTTATGCTTGTTGAAATTGAAGCGGAGAAATATGCGATTCCGCTTTCTTCCATCATCGAGACAGCAATTGTGAAAAAAGAAGAAGTCATGAATGCCCATAATCAGAGAGTAATCGATTTCAGAGGGAAGGTAGTTCCTCTCTTATTCCTTGAAGATGTATTTGAAGTCCCGAAAGAAGCCAATGATGATGAATTATATTCTGTCGTTCTTGTGCGCAAAGGGGAAAAAATGGCGGGTCTTGTAGTAGACTCCTTCATTGGCCAGCAGGAGATTGTCTTGAAATCCCTGGGGAATTATTTAAATGATGTATTTGCCATTTCCGGTGCAACGATCCTGGGAGACGGACAAGTAGCGTTAATAGTTGACTGCAACGCTTTGATTAAATAG